In the genome of Paenarthrobacter ilicis, the window ACTGCTGTGGTTGAGTACGTGGGTTCCCCTTTCTTGAGACTCAGTTGATTGGATAGCCCAGCACTGGACGTGGCCTTGGAAGTAGTTATGTCCTTGAGTGTTTGCGTACTGCCTGGATCTTCAGCCGCTTGGGCTGGCATTGCTGTCATCGAGAATAGTGTTGCTAGTACTGCTCCCGTGATAAAAGCGTGTTTTTTCATAGCTGTATTTCCCCCAATGGAAATAGGCAAAGGATTATCTGGCGTCGATGAAATCCGGATTCATCAGAATTGCTCGCATTTCAAACCGAAAAGCGTAAAAAGCAATCAATACAGGTGAACCGGCGCCGGCTCTACGGCTCCATTGACGGACCCGGCTGAGTGGTTCAGGATCACTGTCAACCCCGGAATAATGAATTGTCAAGTCACATTAGTGAAGCTTGCTAAAATCTCTGGCGTCACCAACAGGGCCCCAAGCGGGCGTCGATGCGTCTCGAAAAGTAGTAAACATGTTCTAGCCATGATCTAGAGAATAGAACACATATCCACATAGCAAACTACACCCATGTAACTCTGCTCCCGGCCTTCGTAGCGTTGGTACCAATCCACCATCGAGACGAAGGACACCGCATGAGACTCGAGAAGGCCACCCACCACCTAGACGCCGCCCGCGAACACTCATTTTGGCCCAAATCACCACCTAGTAGGCCCCAAAACGGCCTGTGCAAGGCCGTTTTGCCACCTAGTCGCGTTTTCTGGTCCTAGCCTGCGAAGTGAGCCGCATGCCGGTCATCCAGAGAAACAGAAGGTTGGGTCGAGTGTTCGAATCTGAGGTTCAGCGCATCCTCGACTTTGTCGCACGCGGAATCGGAGTGAGGGTCATCGGAGCGGCTGGCAGCGGAAAGACTGCCGTGGTCCGCAACGTGGTGACCAACTTGGAGAAGACCGGAGTCATGGTCCACGCCATCACGGGCCTCCGGACCCACCGGACCATCCCGTTCTCTGCCATCAAGGGGCTCGGGCTGGACATGAGGCCCGGCCGTAGCGGTGTCTTCGACATCGCTGATGTGCTGGCCAGCAATCTGGCGATCGCAGGGAAGCATCTGCTGGTGGTGGACGACATCCACTTGGTGGACAACGAATCCTTGGCGGTCCTGGAAGCAGTCCGCCAACGCTCTGATTGCCCACTCATCGCTACGGCGCCGGAGCCTTGGAGCTACAGCAAAGGTCAACTGGCCGTGCTGAACAACGGACGGGAAGCCTTGTTGCAGTTGGACCCGCTCCACTATGAGCAGGTCCACGCGTTGGTCGCCCAGGTTCTCGGTGCGCCGGCGGACGCCGATACCACCGCCCGCATTCTCACCAAGTCGGCCGGGAATCCGCGGCTGATTGTCCGGATCGCGGAGACGGCCTCGCTCAGCAACCTGTTGGCGCTGAGGGACAAGAAATGGCGGATGACCTCCACCACACTGTGGAACGACCACCTGCGCGGAACGCTTGAGTCCCTGCTGGCCGAGCTGACCCCGGACGAATTCACTGGACTGCACATCATGGCGATACTGGGAACCGCCCAGCTTGATGTGCTGCACAAGGTCATTGAGCCTGAGGTCCTGGAAGGGCTGGAACGCCGCGGGTTCCTCTCGGTCCTCAGCGACCACCACAACGGGCCAACCGCAGCCATCAGTCCACCCGTCACTGCCGACTACTTCCGTGGCCACAAGACGCTCCGGGACAGGCAACTGCTGCGAAGCAAGATCGCTGGCGTGCTTCAGGGGTCTCCGGATATCCCACGGGAGAAGGCCACCACGGCTGACTGCCTCCTCCGTGCGCTGTCCGCGTTGCGTTTGGAGAGGGGCGACGAGGACGCTGTCACGGCACGCCACTTCCACGAGCACAACGCCGCCCGCGAACGGATCCGGTGGGAGCGCTGGGAAGCCGACAAGTCAGCCGCCAACGCAGCTGCGCTGCTTCGCGTCTATTGGGGAGCCCCGGTCAACCTGCACCGTGCCGTCCGAGCCTGCCAAGACACAACAACGCTCGACGCCGACCCCCGGCACCTGCTGTTCATCACCCTTTCCAGGGCGATGCTGGCGCTGCTCACCGGCAAAGGCTCGGAAGCCGCCGTCGACATTCTGCGGACGTTCGCAGACAACAATCCTGGCCAGGCTGATGATGCTGCAGCAGCCATGCTGTTCTTCAACGCCTCCTACGGGCGCTTCCCGAGGGCCATTAAGGAAGCAGAGACGCGCCCGGCCACGGGCGGGCTGATCACTGCGCTCATGGACTTGTATCGGCTCCGGCCAGAGGCTGCTTTGGATGCCGTGGAGGGCAGCGGCAACGGCGACGCCTTTCCGCACCTGCGGCCCTTCATCCAAGGGTTTGCTCTCTTCGCAGCCGGGCGGGTGGACGAATCGCTCGTCTTCGCCTTGGACTGGAGATCGGAATCCCGCAGGAATCTGGACCACTTTGGCGTGATCGCCAGCAGCTACATCGCCGCTCATGGCCTCCTTTACAGAGGACATTTTGAGGAGGCCGAGTACCTCATGAGCGGTGTCTTCGCCATGGGTCAACCAGGCTTCATTGTCGACTCCCTGTACGACGCCATGCTGCGGCTCGCGGGCCTCCGCCACGCCACCACTGCCAACCCGCCGGCGCTGTCCATCGGAACTCAGGCCCGTGCAGAGGCGCCGTTCGTTGGCCCCCTGCCGGGAACCGGTAGAGGTGCGTACGAGCTCATCGCCCAGCACGGTGCCGCGCCCGCCACGTTTGATCGCAAGGCCGAGAAGCTCATCAGGCGCCAGCTGAAGAGCGGGTATGTGCTGGAAGCAATGCTGACCGCGCTCCTCTGCACTTGCCTCAGCCCGGGGCGCCCCGTCCTTGACTTGCTGCGGGGAATCCTGAAAGAGAGCGGGATTGCAGTCCACGATCAGCTGGTGGCCATCGCCACCGCTGTGGTGGAAGGAGACCACAGCCTGCTGGGATTGCTGCTCAAACACTACGAACCTGATGCCGATACCTACCAAGTCGGCATGCTGCTCAGGGGCGCGCTTAAACGCCACGTCATCAACGGGGACACCGCAGCGGCAGACGCCATGGCTCAGGCCTCGTCAATGTTCGCTGTCCGGTTTCCCACGGCCAATGAGCAACTGTCCTTCAACTCTTTCAGGACCACACCCCTTACCGAACGCGAAATCGAAGTTGCCGTGATGGCCGGAAACCGCACCAACGTGGAGATCGCCGAGCATTTGGGCATCAGCGCAAGAACAGTGGAGAACCACATTTCCAACGCGCTGAGGAAGACCGGAGCAACGTCACGGAACAGCCTCTTCATGCTGGTGGGAAATTCACTTCCGCCACGCTGACCCGGGATAGGCTCGGAGCACCTCCGTTCCGAGCCTGCCCCTTCCGAAGGGCGCAATCCCGAAGGGTTTACGTGAGCAATTCC includes:
- a CDS encoding LuxR C-terminal-related transcriptional regulator, which translates into the protein MPVIQRNRRLGRVFESEVQRILDFVARGIGVRVIGAAGSGKTAVVRNVVTNLEKTGVMVHAITGLRTHRTIPFSAIKGLGLDMRPGRSGVFDIADVLASNLAIAGKHLLVVDDIHLVDNESLAVLEAVRQRSDCPLIATAPEPWSYSKGQLAVLNNGREALLQLDPLHYEQVHALVAQVLGAPADADTTARILTKSAGNPRLIVRIAETASLSNLLALRDKKWRMTSTTLWNDHLRGTLESLLAELTPDEFTGLHIMAILGTAQLDVLHKVIEPEVLEGLERRGFLSVLSDHHNGPTAAISPPVTADYFRGHKTLRDRQLLRSKIAGVLQGSPDIPREKATTADCLLRALSALRLERGDEDAVTARHFHEHNAARERIRWERWEADKSAANAAALLRVYWGAPVNLHRAVRACQDTTTLDADPRHLLFITLSRAMLALLTGKGSEAAVDILRTFADNNPGQADDAAAAMLFFNASYGRFPRAIKEAETRPATGGLITALMDLYRLRPEAALDAVEGSGNGDAFPHLRPFIQGFALFAAGRVDESLVFALDWRSESRRNLDHFGVIASSYIAAHGLLYRGHFEEAEYLMSGVFAMGQPGFIVDSLYDAMLRLAGLRHATTANPPALSIGTQARAEAPFVGPLPGTGRGAYELIAQHGAAPATFDRKAEKLIRRQLKSGYVLEAMLTALLCTCLSPGRPVLDLLRGILKESGIAVHDQLVAIATAVVEGDHSLLGLLLKHYEPDADTYQVGMLLRGALKRHVINGDTAAADAMAQASSMFAVRFPTANEQLSFNSFRTTPLTEREIEVAVMAGNRTNVEIAEHLGISARTVENHISNALRKTGATSRNSLFMLVGNSLPPR